The Mycolicibacterium aichiense region CGACGAGTTCGGCTTCTTCGTGATCCTGCTGGCAGTGGCGGGCAACGAGACGACGCGCAACTCGATCACCCACGGCATGACGGCGTTCGCCGATTTCCCGGACCAGTGGGAGCTCTACAAAGCCCAGCGCCCGGTGACCGCGGTCGACGAGATCGTGCGGTGGGCCACGCCGGTGACCTCGTTCCAGCGCACCGCCCTGGAAGACGTCGAGCTCTCCGGTGTGCAGATCAAGAAGGGTCAGCGGGTGGTGATGTCCTACCGCTCAGCCAATTTCGACGAAGAGGTGTTCGACGATCCGTTCACGTTCAACATTCTTCGGGACCCGAATCCCCATGTCGGCTTCGGCGGCACCGGCGCGCACTATTGCCTTGGCGCGAATCTGGCCAGGATGACGATCGATCTGATGTTCAACGCGATCGCCGACCACATGCCGGATCTGACCCCGCTGTCCAAGCCCGAGCGGCTGCGGTCCGGCTGGCTCAACGGCATCAAACACTGGCAGGTCGACTACACCGGGGCCGGCGCAAGCAAGTAGCTTGTGGCACAGGCCGATACAGTGCAGGCGTGACCGATACCTCCTGGACACTGACCGCCGCCGAGGGTGAACTGCAGATTTTCACCGGAGTCGGGGGGCCGGCCGCCAAGATGGGGCATCGCCTGACCATCACCTTTGCGTCCTGGCAGGCGCAGGTCCAGTGGCGAGGGGACGAGCCGGTCGCGGCCCGACTGGTGGTCGACGTCGACTCGTTGCAGGTGGTCAGGGGTGAGGGTGGCGTGACGCCGCTGACCGGCCCCGAGAAGGGTGTGGTCCGCTCGAACGCACTGAAGTCTCTCGATGCCAAGAAATTTCCGCAGATCAGCTTCGACACCGAGAGCATCAGCCCGACTACGGGCGGCTACCGCCTCGCGGGCTCTGTCACGATCCACGGCACGACGCGCCCGCAGTCGGTTGATCTGGCCGTCGAGGAGCATGACGGGATGTGGGTGATGTCCACCGAGGTGGCCGTGGTCCAGACAGAATTCGGGGTCAAGCCGTACTCGCTGTTCGTGGGGACGCTGAAGGTGGCCGACGAGGTGACGCTGAGGTTCACCGCGCGCCACCCGAGGTGATCGCCACCGCCGAGATCGACGTTGCGCGGGGTTCTTCTCGCATTTCTTCTGCCACTCGTCGGTTTGGCTGATGAGAGAACTGGTCTGACCACTTGACCTGTGGCCGGGACGGGGGCATGCTGGCGGCATGGCATTGCAGCCCGTGAGCCGGCGTTCCGTTCCCGAGGACGTCTTCGAGCAGATCCTCGCCGACGTCCTCAGCGGCGAGATGCAACCGGGCGAACCGCTTCCCAGCGAGCGCAGGCTGGCCGAGGTGCTCGGGGTCTCCCGGCCCGCTGTCCGGGAAGCGCTCAAGCGGGTCGCCGCCGCGGGCCTCGTCGAAGTACGCCAAGGTGACGCCACCACCGTCCGGGACTTCCGCAGGCATGCCGGCCTCGATCTACTCCCCCAATTGCTGCTGCGCGGTGGGCAACTCGACGTGTCGGTGGCCCGCAGCATCCTCGAAGCCCGCCTGCACAACGGGCCGAAGGTGGCCGAACTGGCCGCGTTGCGCCATCCGGACGGGCTGGCGGATCTGCTCGAACGATCGATCGCCGCGCTCGAATCGGCCGAGGACCCGCTCGATCAGCAGCGGCATGCGCTGGAGTTCTGGGATCACGTTGTCGACGGTGCCGACTCCATCGCATTTCGGTTGATGTTCAACACATTACGGGCCGCCTACGAACCGGCGCTGCCCGCGTTGGCCACCCTGATGGCCGCCGAGGTCGGCCAGACGCAGGCCTACCGCACCGTCGCCCGCGCCATCGCGGCGGGCACACCGGACGAGGCAGCGACAGCTGCCCGTGAGCTCCTGCAGCCGGCCACCACCGCATTGGTGACCGCCCTGACCGCACTGGAGGACCAACAGTGAGTGCATCGACCAACGCCCGCCGCAGTCTCACGCTGGCCGACGCGGGCCGCGAATTCTGGCGGCATCCCACCCCGTGGCTGTTCCTCGTGGCGCTGACCGGGGCGGTGATCGCCCGCGTCGCGGTCGGCGACTGGCGGCTCGGCGATGCGGTGGTGCCGTTCGCGATCGCGGCGGCATTCCCGTTCCTGGAGTGGATGATTCACGTCTTCGTCCTGCACTGGCGGCCACGCCGCGTCGGCCGGTTCACCGTCGACCCGATGCTCGCCCGCAAGCACCGTGAGCACCACATGGCCCCCCGCGACGTGGACCTGGTGTTCATCCCGCTGCAGTCGGCCATCGGCGCGGTGGTCTCCGCGGTGGTGATCGGGCTGTGGCTGTTCCCCCGCACCGGGATGGGGCTGACGTTCTTGGTGGTGATGCTGACCTGTGGGCTGCTCTACGAATGGTGCCACTACCTGGTGCACACCGATTACAAGCCGAAAACCGCTGCCTACCGGGTGATCTGGCGCGATCACCGGCTACATCACTTCAAGAACGAGCACTACTGGTTCGGGGTGACCACACCGGGCACCGCGGACCGGGTGCTGCGCACCTATCCCGATGCGGCTTCGGTACCGACCTCGCCGACGGCCAGGAACCTACACGCGATCGATGCGGAAAGCCCTGCGGCAGTTAAGCGTTGATGACGACCGGGTCGCCGATGTGGACCTGGTTGAAGTACCACGACGCGTTGTCGGGGCTCAGGTTGATGCAGCCGTGGCTGACGTTGGCGTAGCCCTGCGAACCGACCGACCACGGCGCGGAGTGCACGTACACCCCGCCCCAGGTGACGCGGACGGCGTCGCTCACGGTGAGCTTGTAGCCCTCCGGGTCGTTCAGCGGAATACCGATCGTGCGCGAATCCATCACGACCGTGGATTGCTTCTCCAGAACGTTGAAGCTGCCCACCGGGGTCGGATGCTTGGGCTTGCCCATCGATGCCGGCATCTGACGGGCCACCTGTCCGTCGATGCTGACCGTGAACGTGTGCGCCGAGATGTCGGCGACGCCGAGCACGATCGCCCCGGTGCCGAACGTCCGCGGAATTCCGCCGGCCATCATCGTGATCTCAGAGTGTGCGGGCCAGTACTGGTCGGGCACGAACTGCACGGTCTTGTCGTCGAGCCAGTCGAACCGGCCCGCCACTGAGGCCGGTGTCGTCACGCTGATCGTCTGCTGCGCCGCCCACCGGTCGGTGATCGGCTTGGTGAACGTCACGGTGATCGGCATGGCCACTCCGACGACCTGCCCGTTGGTGGGCGCAACGGAAGCGACTGTCGCGCCGTCGATGGACGGAGCGACGGCCGCCGTGCTGGTCTGCACCGAAGCCGCCAATGACAGCACCGCGATCCCTGCGACGGCGATTGCGCGTCGAACTGCTTTGGCCATGGCTCGGGTCCTCACGTGGGCGAACAGCAAAGTGAAAGTGTAGATGTTCCGCTCGGCGGCGCCCGCCAAACATGCGGTGACATGCCGTAACCGCGCCCATGGGCGACGGAATGCGCGCAATGGTCGCACGACAGCGAAAGCCGGGCGGCTATCCGCCGTGCACGCGCTCCCAGATGCGCTGCCGCAACGTCTGCTTCGGCTGGTTCACCGGTGGCACGGTGGCCACGACCGGCGGTGCGGCCGCCGGTTCGACCGGCGGGAGTGCCTCGGGGTCGGCGTCGACCCCGGCGGGTGGCGCCTCGGGCGGCGGTGCAGGCACATTCATCGTCATCGCGACCACCGGGGCGCTGTCGAAGACAGGCTCGCTGGTGGGTTGCGGCGCCTGAGCCGGGCGCGACCCGTCGTCGGCGCCTGCGAGCGCCTCAGGCGCGGCCTTGGGCGCCTCGGGCGCCTCGGGCGCGGTGACCGGGCGGAGCGGGGGCGTCTCGGCGGTGTTGACCACGTCGCGATGGGTGGGACGCGCCGCGTGGTCGGGCAGCAGTTCGAGGCCGACAGCCACCGAGGCCGACACCACGAACGCCACCACACCGCCGGCCAGCAGGGCCGTCGCGCCGCGCAGCGCCACCGATTCGCGGCGGCGGGCCGGCGGCGGCACCGGGAGGTCGAGCAGGTGATCGTCGAACACGCCGATGCCGTTGACCGAGGCCAGGGCTGCACCGCGAGCCAGCGCCAGTTCGGCTTCGGCGGGTGCGAAGACCGGAATGCCCAGCATCTGCTCGAGGCTGCGGGCGATCGGCTCCAATCCGTCGCCCGAGCCGAGCAGGACCAGGCCGTCGGGCTCCCATTCGCTGGCGCCCAGCATCTCAGACAGCCAGTCGATCAGGTCCTCGTCGGTTTCCAGGGCGTAGCTGACGGCGGTCTGCACCGTGCCCTCGTGCGCATCGACGATCAACGCCACGATGGCTTCGGGCTCGACAACACATACGGCGGTGACGTCGGATCCGATGACCTGTCCGATTCCGCGCGCGAACGCCTCGGTGGCTTCGGGCAGGCGGATCGGGATCACGTTGGCGAAGCCGCAGTCGGCCAGCGAGTCGAGCAACAGCGAGGCCTCCACGGAGGCGTCGTCGCTCCATGTCACGCCGATGGACTGCAGCCGCTGCCCGCCGGCGATGGCCTGTGTCCGCGACAGCGCCTCGGCGACAAACTCCGAGGTGGTCACGGGGCTGAACCCGCCGCGACGCACCTCGAAGGCGTCATGGCCCTTCGTTGCGCTTTCGGCTCCGTCGCCTTCAACCAGGACGAGGCCGACAGTGGTTGGGGTCATCGACAGTCCCAGGACGGTCTCCAACTTGAAGCACTCCTCTCCGGTGCAGACTTCGCCGGCCTCACACAGCACGCGCAGAGGCACCGATGGCCTGATGAGCGCACTTCGCTGGAAGCGCAGGAAGCGAACCGGGACAGCGTGGTCGTCTTCGATCTCCGTGGAGCCTACCCGCGCCCGGCCTATACCGGCGAATGAGCGCTGTTCGGTCCCGCTACGGCGACGATGCGATAACGGTGGGCTCGACGATGTCGACGAGGAGTGCCGAGTTGGTCAGGACTGATGTACCGGCAGCGCGGCGACCAGTGGGGTGTCCACCCCGACCGGGCCGAGTTCGCAGGCTCCGCCCGGATTGCCGATCGGGGCGTCGCGACCCGGCAGGACCTCGGTGAAGAAGGCCGCGTTGTCGGCGAGGAACTTCTTCTCCTCGTCCGGCAGGTCGGATTCGAAGTAGATCGCGTCGACCTCGCACAAAATCCGGCATGCGCCGCATTCCACGCATTCGACGGGGTTGATGTACATGGTCCGGTCACCCTCGTAGATGCAGTCGACCGGGCATTCCTGCATGCAGGCCTTGTGCTTGACGTCGACACACGCACTGCTGATCACGTAGGTCATGACCAGATTCTATGTGTGACCCGGCGTACCAGGTACGGGTTGAAGGCCCCGGATTCAGGGACCAAAGTCCCTACTCCGGCGAAACCGGCCACCGGAACGGGAACGGGTCCGTCCAGCTCAGCGGCGTAGCGCCGCGGTGACGTCAACCCACCCGGTGGCGTCTCGGCGGTGATCGGTGGTGTTGCGGCATTCGCCGTAGATCTGCATCGTGGCCCGATTGCTGGTGTCGTCGTTGCGGAAGTAGATGACGGTGACCCCGTCCCGGGTGAAGGTCCGTCCGCCGGGGTGGCGATTCGGCGGCATCGCCTCGGCCCAGCCTTCGTTCCGCATGGCCGTCGCGATCGAGTCGAAGTACTTCGGCGTCTGAAGAACGCCTGGCACATCGAAGTTGAGGTAGATCGCACCTTGGTACGGCGGCGCGTCGGCATTCGTACACGACATCAGCAGATAGCTGGCACTGACGTTCGCTAGCTTGCCTGCGCCGGCGATCTGGCGCGCAGGCCCGAGAACCTGCGCCCTGGCCTGGTCGTCGCTCAGCGGCTGCGCCACCGGATCGACCGCCGCGCCACGCAGGTCCCGAAAATGGTGCAACGCAACGAAACTCAGGCCCAGTGTCAGACTGACCAACAGCGCTGCGGCGATGAGCAGCGTCGCGGGCCGAGAGCGAAGGACAGTCACGGCGGGCATGTGATCACGATAGTGACACCGAGCAAAGGACCAATGGCCCTAGGAGGTGTGGGCCTTCGGCCCGCGACGATGGGCCGTCGGCACCCGTAGCGTCACGGTTGACATCGTGATGCGGCGTACGCCGGGGGATACGTCTCGATGGTCGAACCCACAGGCCGGGGCTGACCGCAGGGTCAGCCCTTGGCCAGGGTGAACTGGCAGATGTCGGTGTACCCCTCGCGGAACAGTTCAGCGCACCCGGTCAGGTACTTCATGTACCGGTCGTACACCTCGCGGGACTGCAGGGCTACCGCTTCTTCCTCGTTCTTTTCCAGTGCCGCGGCCCAGATCTCCAGAGTCCGCGCGTAGTGCAATCGCAGTGGATGGATGCGGTTGACGACAAATCCGGCGCGGGTCGCGCGGTCCTGGACATCCGTCACCTTGGGCAGGCGGCCGCCGGGGAAGATCTCATCCATGATGAATTTGAAGAACTTGAGGTGTCGCATGGTGATCGGCATGCCGCGCGCCGCGAAATCTTCATCGCTCGGCAAGACGATGGAGTGCAACAGCATCACGCCGTCGGCGGGCAGCGCGTCGTACGCCATCGTGAAGAAGGCGTCGTAGCGGTCGTAGCCGAAGTGTTCGAAGGCACCGATGGACACGATGCGGTCGACTGGCTCGTCGAACTGCTCCCAGCCCTCCAGCAGAACCCGCTTGGACCGAGTGCTGGTGGACTCGTCGAAGAGCTGCTGGACGTGCAGAGCCTGGTTCTTGCTCAGGGTCAGGCCGACGACGTTGACGTCGTACTTCTCCAGTGCCCGCATCATCGTCGCGCCCCAGCCGCAGCCGATGTCGAGCAAGGTCATGCCGGGTTGCAGCCCGAGCTTGCCGAGCGAGAGATCGATCTTCGCGATCTGCGCCTCCTCGAGCGACATGTCATCGCGTTCGAAGTAGGCACAGCTATAGGTCTGCGTCCGGTCCAGGAACAGCTGATAAAAGTCGTCGGACAGGTCGTAGTGGTGCTGCACATCGTCGAAGTGCGGCTCCATATGCGGCGTTTTCGCGGGTGTATTCAAAAGCTCGATGTCCTGTTCTTGCGTCTGCACTCCGGTCCACCCCCGCGAGACCAGTCGCACTCCCCTGGTGACGTATCCCGGGTAGCCTACGCGACCCCGCAGGAACTCCCCACTTGAGCAAACTGGCAGGGAGCTGGGTGTCAGCTGTTACGAGGATTTGTCCGCGTCCTCGTTTTTGCCGTATATGGGCTGTCCTTCCTCGTCAAGCCAGTCGTTGACGGCGGTGCCGGTCACGGTGTTCTCCGATCCTGGCAACACTGCGGTGGGCCGGTCCTCGTAAGCCGTCATCATTTCTTTAGCTTTTGCCTTCGCGTTGTCGTCCGGCACCGGCTTTTCACCTTCCGGCTGCTGTTCGCCGGTTCTTTCGGAGCGTTCTGGAGTGCTCACGATCGGATTCCTTCGCGTTCGATGCCGGGGGACGTGATGCTGGAACCGGACTGCCCACAAATGTGATGCACCAAACAGCAGCGGGGCGCTCAGCAACGCCGCGAGCGGCCAAAAGGCCACCCGAATGTTATGTACGCGGCTTTTCGGGCAAAGTTGAGTCATGGACGCAAAGCCATTTCGTCGTGGGCGCCGGCTGTCGACCGTGCTGGCCGCCCTCCTACTGGTTCCCGGCCTGCTCACCGCGCCGGCCCACGCCGCCCCGGTGTACGTCGGGCCGGCTCCCCTGGCTCCACTCGATCAGTCCACCGTGCTGGGCCAGGTCACCCCGGGTCTGGTCGACATCAACACGACCCTGAACTACCAGAGCGCGGTCGGCGCGGGAACCGGCATCGTCCTCGATCCCAGCGGCGAGGTCCTGACCAACAACCACGTCATCGAGGGTGCCACCGGTATCACCGCGACCAGCCTGGCCAACGGCCGCACCTATCCCGTCGACGTCATCGGCTATGACCGTGCCAACGACATCGCGCTGGTGCGGCTGCGCGGTGCCAGTGATCTGCCGGTCGCCTCGCTGGGCACCTCGTCGGGGCTGGCGGTCGGTGACCCCATCGCCGCGATCGGCAATGCCGGTGGCGCCGGCGGTGCGCCGAGCTTCTCGCCGGGCAACATCACCCAGCTGGGTGCCTCCGTTCGCGCGTCCGACGAATCCGGTGGTGGCTCACGTGAACTCACCGATCTGATCCGGGTCGCCGCCGACGTCCGGCCGGGCGACTCGGGTGGCCCGCTGGTCAACGCCGCCGGCCAGGTGGTCGGCGTGACCGTCGCGGCCACCCTCACCTATCGGATGGGCAACGTGCGCGGCGGTGAGGGCTTCGCCATCCCGATCGACCGCGCGCTCGGCGTCGCAGGGGCGATCCGCTCCGGGGGCGGCCCCGGCATTCATATCGGGGACACCGCGTTCATCGGCGTCGGGATAGCCGATCCCGGCCCCGGCGCACCGCCCGGAGCCGTTGTGCGCCAGGTACTCCCGGACACCGCGGCCCGCGGAGCCGGGCTTGCGCCGGGTGACGTCATCACCGCCGCGGACGGGATCGCGATCAACACGGCCACGGACCTCTCGAACTTCATGGACAGCCATCGCCCGGGTGACACCATCATCCTGAGCTGGATTGACCGCGAGGGCGCTCCGCGCAGTGCGCCCATCGTTCTCGGTTCAGGCCCGGTCGGCTGACCTGATATGACGACTTATCTGACCACTGCCCTGGCGCGCGGCTCCGCGGCGATGATGACGATGGTGGCGGTCGCGACCGCCGCGCCGGCGTGGGCCGATTCGCCCGAGCCGTTGTACGACCTGGTCGATGCCGCGGCACAGCGCCTGCAGACCGCGGATGCGGTGGCCGCCAACAAGTGGCTGACCGGCGGACCGATCACCGACCCCGCGCGGGTCAAGGTGGTGCTGGATGCGGTGTCCAAGGACGCCGAATCCCGTGGTGTGCCAACCGATTACGTAACCACGGTGTTCACCAATCAGATCAACGCAACCGAGGCCGTCGAATACGCCCGGTTCGCAGGGTGGAAGTTCGACCCCGCCGGGGCGCCGTCGTCGGCCCCCGATCTGGCGTCCTCCCGTTCGGTCATCGACGGCCTGAACCGCCAGATCGTCGAGCAGATCGCCGCGCAGTGGCCGGTCTTGAGCTCGCCGGCCTGCCGGGCCGAACTGGACGCGGCCAAGAACGACGTGGCCGGGCAGCGCCGGTTCGATGATCTCTACCGCACCGCGCTGGACTCGGCGACCCGGTCGTACTGCGGGTCCTAGCTCGTCGGGTGCGGGTTGCCCAGGTACGGAAAGACCTCGAGGGTATCGGTGTGGGGGGCGAGACCGCTTGGCGGGCAATCACCTTTGGTCAGGAACGCCAGCCGGTAGTCGATCACGTCGTCGGTGAACGTCCGACCGTTGGGGTATTTCGCGGGCTTGGCGGGGTCGAAGGTCAACATGTCCGGCAGCGTGCCCTCGGTGTCGATCGCCTCGATGGCCTCGTCGTCTGTGTAGCCGCCGGTATGGCCCATCAAGTGGATGAACTGCCCGATCCAGCGCTCCCGGTCGCGGATCGGCTCGCTGGCGTTGTACTCCTCTTTGGTGTCATCGGTGTTGAAGAAACTGCTCACCGACGGGTGCCCGGCGCGGTCGACGTGCAGCAGTTCGCCGTCACGGTTCAGGCTGCAACGCCCCCAGATCCGCAGATCGGGGTCGGGCCCCAATTCGGCGGTCGGCAGTTCGATGGCGATCGAGAACACGTTGGCGGTTTTGTTGGAGTCCACCCCGGTCCACGGTGACTCACCGCCGAGGTGCGGCGCGGTGAAGTTGCGCCCGCCGGTGATGTCGAACAGATTCTTGATGCCGTCGAAGTCGAAGAAGAACGCGTCGCTGCGCGCACCCGCGGCGAACGTGTAGCCGTCGTACTCGACGACGTTCGCGGTTTCACCGAACGACACCTGGACGTTCTCGAAGATCTTCTCCCCCACCGCATATGGTGATTCCGCATCGTCACCGACCGCCTTGAAGACGTCGACGGTCTGCCGCCCGTCCTCGGGCTCGGAGAACACGAAGCTGAACGCGATGTCGTTGCGCAGATCACCGTTGTTGTCGACGGCCAGCCGGTAGATGGCATCGGGATGCAGCGCGTCGGCGTTCGGGTTGGCGTTCAAGATGAGCACCGTACGGTTCGCGTCGGCCGGCGACTGAAATGCGTAGAGATCGCACAGATCCAGTCGCTGATCGCCCAGTGGCGGGCCAAGGCTCAAGCCGGTGAAGTGGTTCGACATCAACGAGACTTTGCCGGATCAGTTCTGCCGGGGCAACAGCTCGTGGATGAAACGTTCGATGAACTCGTCGGCAGGGGTGTTGCCGACCGGTCGGATGACGAACTTGCTCAGACCCGCGGCGATCAGCCCGTCGAGCTGCCGGTGCAGTTGCGGCCAATCCCCGGCGATCAATTCGGCCGGATCCACGTCAGAGCGTCGGGATCTGATGGCGGCGGCGACCTCGTCGGGCAGGTGTCCGTCGGCGACGGCCAGGCTCAGCCCGTAGTGGTCCGGTTCGACCGTACGGCCCGCCTCGGCCGCGGCGCGTTCAATGCTCTGCCGGGCCGCCCGCGCTTCGTCGGCAGTGAGGAAGCTGCCCAGCCAGCCGTCGGCCAGCCGCCCGATCCGGCGGAACGCGGCCGGTGCCGAACCGCCGAGCCAGACCTCCACCGGGACCGGCGGACGGATGCCCAGCGAAACGCCGGCGAGCTGAAAGTACTTGCCCTCGAAGGTGACGTCGTCGCCGCTGAGCAACGCGCGCACCACTTCCAGTGCCTCGTCGAACACCGCCGCGCGCTGACCGTCGGGCACCGGAAACAGGTCCCACTCCGCCTTCGAGGCCGGACGCAGACCGAACGCCGGCAGCACCCGCTTGGGGCCGAGGGCGGCCAGTGACACCAGTTGTTTGGCGACCAGGACGGGGTTGCGCCCGGGCAGCACCGCCACCGAGGTGCCGACTTTGAGGCGGGTGGTGCGGCCCAGCGTGTACGCCATCCCGGCGAACGGGTCGACGGCCGGGGTGTACACCAGCTCCGAAAACCACAGTGAGTCGATACCGGCCGCCTCGAGCCGGTCGACGACGCGGGGTAGATCCTCGACTCCGCTACCGAAGCTGATCCCGAAGCGGATTTTCACGTCGCTCACCTCGCCACGGTAACCCGGTCCGGACGGCGACACAGCGGCGGATGTACCGGGTTTCGGCGGTCGCGCAGCTTAGCCTATCGGTGTGACGGGTGTTACGGATGTGACTCGGGGTTGTGGGATCGTGACGTGCCCGAGGTAACCCGCCGCCAATTCGTGATCGGCTTGTTCGCCTCGGCCGGACTGGTCGGCGCGTCCAGCGCGATCGCGATGTCGCAGACCAATCCGCCGTTGGCGGCCAAGGCTCCCCCGCCACCGATCGGCGCGGCACCGCTCCTGCCGCCGCCGCCGACCACGGCGCGGATCGCGCTGCCCGGCGGCGGCGAACTGACCCGGATCCCCGGCAAAGGCGACCTGCTGGCGCTCACCGTCGACGACGGGGTGAACTCCGAAGTGGTCCGGCTCTACACCCAGTTGGCCAACGACACCGGCATCCGCCTCACGTTCTTCGTCAACGGGGTCTACGACTCCTGGCGCGACAACGCGGCCCTGTTGCGGCCGCTGGTGGACTCCGGCCAGATCCAGCTGGGCAACCACACCTGGTCCCACCCCGACCTCACCACCCTGACCAAGGAGCAGGTCGCCGATCAGCTACAGCGCAACGACCAGTTCCTGCGCAATACGTTCGGAACCGATGCCACACCGTATTTCCGCCCGCCATACGGAAATCACAATGACGACGTCGACGCGGTGGCCGCCGATCTGGGGTACCGGGTTCCGACCTTGTGGGCGGGCTCGCTGGCCGACTCCACGCTGGTCGCCGAGGACTTCATCGTGAAGATGGCCGATCAGTACTTCATTCAGCAGAACATCGTGATCGGCCACCTCAACCATCCGCCGGTCACGCACGTCTTCCCCGCACTGATCGATGTGATCCGCTCGCGCAATCTGCGCACA contains the following coding sequences:
- a CDS encoding sterol desaturase family protein, coding for MSASTNARRSLTLADAGREFWRHPTPWLFLVALTGAVIARVAVGDWRLGDAVVPFAIAAAFPFLEWMIHVFVLHWRPRRVGRFTVDPMLARKHREHHMAPRDVDLVFIPLQSAIGAVVSAVVIGLWLFPRTGMGLTFLVVMLTCGLLYEWCHYLVHTDYKPKTAAYRVIWRDHRLHHFKNEHYWFGVTTPGTADRVLRTYPDAASVPTSPTARNLHAIDAESPAAVKR
- a CDS encoding chorismate mutase; its protein translation is MTTYLTTALARGSAAMMTMVAVATAAPAWADSPEPLYDLVDAAAQRLQTADAVAANKWLTGGPITDPARVKVVLDAVSKDAESRGVPTDYVTTVFTNQINATEAVEYARFAGWKFDPAGAPSSAPDLASSRSVIDGLNRQIVEQIAAQWPVLSSPACRAELDAAKNDVAGQRRFDDLYRTALDSATRSYCGS
- the fdxA gene encoding ferredoxin; this translates as MTYVISSACVDVKHKACMQECPVDCIYEGDRTMYINPVECVECGACRILCEVDAIYFESDLPDEEKKFLADNAAFFTEVLPGRDAPIGNPGGACELGPVGVDTPLVAALPVHQS
- a CDS encoding YceI family protein → MTDTSWTLTAAEGELQIFTGVGGPAAKMGHRLTITFASWQAQVQWRGDEPVAARLVVDVDSLQVVRGEGGVTPLTGPEKGVVRSNALKSLDAKKFPQISFDTESISPTTGGYRLAGSVTIHGTTRPQSVDLAVEEHDGMWVMSTEVAVVQTEFGVKPYSLFVGTLKVADEVTLRFTARHPR
- a CDS encoding FadR/GntR family transcriptional regulator, which translates into the protein MALQPVSRRSVPEDVFEQILADVLSGEMQPGEPLPSERRLAEVLGVSRPAVREALKRVAAAGLVEVRQGDATTVRDFRRHAGLDLLPQLLLRGGQLDVSVARSILEARLHNGPKVAELAALRHPDGLADLLERSIAALESAEDPLDQQRHALEFWDHVVDGADSIAFRLMFNTLRAAYEPALPALATLMAAEVGQTQAYRTVARAIAAGTPDEAATAARELLQPATTALVTALTALEDQQ
- a CDS encoding S1C family serine protease codes for the protein MDAKPFRRGRRLSTVLAALLLVPGLLTAPAHAAPVYVGPAPLAPLDQSTVLGQVTPGLVDINTTLNYQSAVGAGTGIVLDPSGEVLTNNHVIEGATGITATSLANGRTYPVDVIGYDRANDIALVRLRGASDLPVASLGTSSGLAVGDPIAAIGNAGGAGGAPSFSPGNITQLGASVRASDESGGGSRELTDLIRVAADVRPGDSGGPLVNAAGQVVGVTVAATLTYRMGNVRGGEGFAIPIDRALGVAGAIRSGGGPGIHIGDTAFIGVGIADPGPGAPPGAVVRQVLPDTAARGAGLAPGDVITAADGIAINTATDLSNFMDSHRPGDTIILSWIDREGAPRSAPIVLGSGPVG
- a CDS encoding DUF7159 family protein — its product is MPLRVLCEAGEVCTGEECFKLETVLGLSMTPTTVGLVLVEGDGAESATKGHDAFEVRRGGFSPVTTSEFVAEALSRTQAIAGGQRLQSIGVTWSDDASVEASLLLDSLADCGFANVIPIRLPEATEAFARGIGQVIGSDVTAVCVVEPEAIVALIVDAHEGTVQTAVSYALETDEDLIDWLSEMLGASEWEPDGLVLLGSGDGLEPIARSLEQMLGIPVFAPAEAELALARGAALASVNGIGVFDDHLLDLPVPPPARRRESVALRGATALLAGGVVAFVVSASVAVGLELLPDHAARPTHRDVVNTAETPPLRPVTAPEAPEAPKAAPEALAGADDGSRPAQAPQPTSEPVFDSAPVVAMTMNVPAPPPEAPPAGVDADPEALPPVEPAAAPPVVATVPPVNQPKQTLRQRIWERVHGG
- a CDS encoding TIGR03854 family LLM class F420-dependent oxidoreductase gives rise to the protein MKIRFGISFGSGVEDLPRVVDRLEAAGIDSLWFSELVYTPAVDPFAGMAYTLGRTTRLKVGTSVAVLPGRNPVLVAKQLVSLAALGPKRVLPAFGLRPASKAEWDLFPVPDGQRAAVFDEALEVVRALLSGDDVTFEGKYFQLAGVSLGIRPPVPVEVWLGGSAPAAFRRIGRLADGWLGSFLTADEARAARQSIERAAAEAGRTVEPDHYGLSLAVADGHLPDEVAAAIRSRRSDVDPAELIAGDWPQLHRQLDGLIAAGLSKFVIRPVGNTPADEFIERFIHELLPRQN
- a CDS encoding polysaccharide deacetylase family protein, giving the protein MPEVTRRQFVIGLFASAGLVGASSAIAMSQTNPPLAAKAPPPPIGAAPLLPPPPTTARIALPGGGELTRIPGKGDLLALTVDDGVNSEVVRLYTQLANDTGIRLTFFVNGVYDSWRDNAALLRPLVDSGQIQLGNHTWSHPDLTTLTKEQVADQLQRNDQFLRNTFGTDATPYFRPPYGNHNDDVDAVAADLGYRVPTLWAGSLADSTLVAEDFIVKMADQYFIQQNIVIGHLNHPPVTHVFPALIDVIRSRNLRTVTLNDVFLQPEIPHVTSA
- a CDS encoding L,D-transpeptidase → MAKAVRRAIAVAGIAVLSLAASVQTSTAAVAPSIDGATVASVAPTNGQVVGVAMPITVTFTKPITDRWAAQQTISVTTPASVAGRFDWLDDKTVQFVPDQYWPAHSEITMMAGGIPRTFGTGAIVLGVADISAHTFTVSIDGQVARQMPASMGKPKHPTPVGSFNVLEKQSTVVMDSRTIGIPLNDPEGYKLTVSDAVRVTWGGVYVHSAPWSVGSQGYANVSHGCINLSPDNASWYFNQVHIGDPVVINA
- a CDS encoding DUF4331 family protein; this encodes MSNHFTGLSLGPPLGDQRLDLCDLYAFQSPADANRTVLILNANPNADALHPDAIYRLAVDNNGDLRNDIAFSFVFSEPEDGRQTVDVFKAVGDDAESPYAVGEKIFENVQVSFGETANVVEYDGYTFAAGARSDAFFFDFDGIKNLFDITGGRNFTAPHLGGESPWTGVDSNKTANVFSIAIELPTAELGPDPDLRIWGRCSLNRDGELLHVDRAGHPSVSSFFNTDDTKEEYNASEPIRDRERWIGQFIHLMGHTGGYTDDEAIEAIDTEGTLPDMLTFDPAKPAKYPNGRTFTDDVIDYRLAFLTKGDCPPSGLAPHTDTLEVFPYLGNPHPTS
- a CDS encoding cyclopropane mycolic acid synthase family methyltransferase, whose protein sequence is MEPHFDDVQHHYDLSDDFYQLFLDRTQTYSCAYFERDDMSLEEAQIAKIDLSLGKLGLQPGMTLLDIGCGWGATMMRALEKYDVNVVGLTLSKNQALHVQQLFDESTSTRSKRVLLEGWEQFDEPVDRIVSIGAFEHFGYDRYDAFFTMAYDALPADGVMLLHSIVLPSDEDFAARGMPITMRHLKFFKFIMDEIFPGGRLPKVTDVQDRATRAGFVVNRIHPLRLHYARTLEIWAAALEKNEEEAVALQSREVYDRYMKYLTGCAELFREGYTDICQFTLAKG